From one Conexibacter woesei Iso977N genomic stretch:
- a CDS encoding MBL fold metallo-hydrolase produces MSVEQDFLRQFLDAELGHSLGAYPVANEALTDLGRSLRSSDNGGSAPELGWLDGLSKLMAAYNRKLHQEVHAASAERRHPAPLFFPWSNGGLFDPRGSGNAAAVAPSEDWVAGYYHAAVDALAGEGDVMLARWLLMSRDGSAPVDGGPLAPAERPRPGKLERYRRRLSVAEQIEPRIVPDDPAGRIVKADLSSDPALIGYVVSALVEGHLLTHGVEWAQAGDLGHQLERDRANVRDQLDRAEALLTFVYSISRTCPWLFAAREEERQWVQANAPMCWHQMVPTVSLWLATQVPLLALHRRAYCHALRGEAEEAYKDYYKLQQQIRHTERRLRAAPSVVVGATDFLAALDAMADHHIGELYRAKQAHTTALTHLTRADARLERLRTAGTDSRALPDEALTSARWRIELLLSNGKAHYEMGRHKQSLAWYLRAWKWVLEIQAGDAGTEVNSEPIDEAVSWLAAVDHEPVIYKDDLNRFIRPIAAQLDGIMINRRLEALAADVLTRLGHLLYVLRIEPEDSWEPDANGRIEVPTLKFLKKALQCDSASTMLRTDILKLAYRLLENGQRSWEELEESVIDMDEIGIQHQWQGGEDDFARVSRATEYVLLRELLATTEAVKEPIGRRGTIIDVHEAQTQEIARRLLAGVFIHTDSINVRRAQVHERLTGDHKPFAGASPADGPAIELVSMRRFSSAFALLPRPAAFRSLSGGYFVRIRSTPRAAPLGIVIDPGTDFVETLYRTGFSVADVQMIIVTHDHVDHMAALEPLLSLLYERRQIKGKEADPALRDGELPLLGNRGVLARLRETAQYKQLKLYEFAPQGPARNAERCDSATVEGGDSPAEKLPESIDALNAWLKRQLGDMEVRITPVSSEVMREGGHQDNSLQASFGFALQVGGLDGPSIGFTSDMPRSEADCGPLLEPLTSCDVLIAHLSSLPVSELRTAAGLGTRGHLKTSEAEDRTWLLNVFKSAETEPDHYEPDLASRLSYAYWLGNGAAAIDLVGGARLESGSKMPAHLYLRGLIDVARAHREAGREGRLFLVGELSEELGSLRGKVAHWVTKSLRNGGSWTALTADIGLDLIVGPRAADGSARVKLRCDTCDLDNDLAYDERYHHPREMSEVCIKGENEGIFYNCSDHDPGAQQSPMFLERLERYDMFGR; encoded by the coding sequence ATGAGCGTAGAACAGGATTTCCTGCGGCAGTTCCTGGACGCTGAGCTCGGGCACTCGCTTGGCGCTTATCCAGTCGCCAACGAAGCGCTGACCGATCTCGGGCGAAGCCTCCGTTCGTCGGACAACGGTGGCTCTGCCCCGGAGTTGGGCTGGCTCGATGGGCTGTCCAAGCTGATGGCCGCCTACAACCGAAAGCTTCATCAGGAAGTGCACGCTGCGTCGGCCGAGCGGCGACATCCGGCGCCGCTCTTTTTCCCTTGGTCGAACGGGGGCCTGTTCGACCCAAGGGGCAGCGGCAATGCCGCGGCGGTCGCGCCTTCTGAGGACTGGGTCGCGGGGTACTACCACGCTGCAGTCGACGCCCTCGCCGGCGAAGGCGACGTCATGCTCGCCAGATGGCTGCTGATGTCGCGCGACGGAAGCGCCCCGGTCGATGGTGGGCCGCTGGCGCCGGCCGAGCGACCTCGTCCGGGGAAGCTCGAGCGCTACCGTCGCCGGCTCTCGGTGGCCGAGCAGATCGAGCCGCGCATCGTGCCGGACGACCCGGCGGGGCGGATCGTGAAGGCCGACCTCAGCAGCGACCCGGCTCTCATCGGCTACGTCGTGTCGGCGCTGGTGGAGGGTCATCTGCTGACACACGGAGTCGAGTGGGCGCAGGCAGGTGATCTCGGCCATCAGCTCGAACGCGACCGGGCGAACGTGAGGGACCAGCTCGACCGTGCCGAGGCGTTGCTCACGTTCGTGTACTCGATCTCCCGGACGTGCCCGTGGCTGTTCGCGGCGCGGGAGGAAGAGCGACAGTGGGTGCAGGCCAACGCGCCCATGTGCTGGCACCAGATGGTGCCGACGGTCTCCCTCTGGCTCGCCACGCAGGTGCCGCTGCTCGCGCTGCACCGTCGTGCGTACTGCCACGCGCTCCGGGGCGAAGCAGAGGAGGCGTACAAGGACTATTACAAGCTCCAGCAGCAGATCCGGCACACCGAGCGCCGCCTGCGCGCAGCGCCCTCGGTCGTGGTGGGCGCGACCGACTTCCTCGCGGCCCTCGACGCGATGGCCGACCACCACATCGGGGAGCTTTATCGCGCGAAGCAGGCACACACGACCGCACTGACCCATCTGACGCGCGCGGACGCGCGCTTGGAACGGCTGCGCACCGCGGGAACCGATAGCCGCGCATTGCCCGACGAAGCCCTCACGAGCGCACGCTGGCGTATCGAGCTTCTACTGAGCAACGGTAAGGCGCATTACGAGATGGGGCGCCACAAGCAGAGCCTGGCGTGGTACCTGCGCGCCTGGAAGTGGGTCTTGGAGATCCAGGCCGGCGACGCGGGGACCGAAGTGAACTCGGAGCCGATCGACGAAGCCGTGAGCTGGCTGGCGGCGGTTGACCATGAGCCGGTCATCTACAAGGACGATCTCAACCGCTTCATCCGCCCAATCGCAGCGCAGCTTGACGGCATCATGATCAACCGGCGGCTGGAGGCGCTGGCGGCCGACGTGCTCACTCGGCTCGGTCATTTGTTGTACGTCTTGCGGATCGAACCCGAGGACTCCTGGGAACCGGATGCGAACGGCCGAATCGAGGTGCCGACGCTCAAGTTCCTGAAGAAGGCTCTCCAGTGCGACAGCGCGAGCACCATGTTGCGTACCGACATCCTCAAGCTCGCGTACCGCCTGCTCGAAAACGGCCAGCGCAGCTGGGAAGAGCTCGAGGAGAGCGTCATCGACATGGACGAGATCGGGATCCAACACCAGTGGCAGGGTGGTGAGGACGACTTCGCGCGAGTCTCCCGCGCGACCGAGTACGTGCTGCTTCGCGAGCTGCTTGCGACCACCGAGGCCGTGAAGGAGCCGATCGGGAGGCGGGGGACGATCATCGACGTCCATGAGGCACAGACGCAAGAGATCGCCCGCCGGCTGCTCGCCGGGGTGTTCATCCACACCGACAGCATCAACGTCCGTCGCGCCCAGGTTCACGAACGGCTCACCGGTGATCACAAGCCGTTTGCCGGGGCCTCCCCGGCGGATGGTCCTGCCATCGAGCTGGTCAGCATGCGGCGTTTCAGCTCAGCGTTCGCCCTGCTACCGCGACCCGCGGCGTTCCGGTCGTTATCAGGCGGCTACTTCGTGCGCATTCGCTCGACGCCGAGGGCTGCGCCGCTCGGGATCGTGATTGATCCGGGGACGGACTTCGTCGAGACGCTGTACCGGACCGGCTTCTCCGTCGCCGACGTGCAGATGATCATCGTGACGCACGACCACGTTGATCACATGGCCGCCCTTGAGCCGCTGCTGTCGCTGCTCTACGAGCGGCGCCAGATCAAGGGCAAAGAGGCTGACCCGGCGTTGCGCGACGGTGAGCTTCCGCTGCTGGGCAACCGTGGAGTGCTCGCGCGACTCCGTGAGACGGCGCAGTACAAGCAGCTGAAGTTGTATGAGTTCGCGCCCCAAGGACCGGCGCGAAACGCGGAAAGGTGCGATTCGGCGACTGTGGAAGGTGGCGACTCGCCGGCCGAGAAGTTGCCGGAGTCGATCGACGCCCTCAACGCTTGGCTCAAGAGGCAGCTCGGTGACATGGAGGTAAGGATCACGCCGGTGTCGAGCGAGGTGATGCGCGAAGGCGGCCACCAGGACAACTCGCTGCAGGCGTCCTTCGGGTTCGCGCTCCAGGTCGGCGGTCTCGATGGTCCGTCGATCGGGTTCACGAGCGACATGCCGCGCTCGGAGGCGGACTGCGGACCACTGCTGGAGCCTTTGACGAGCTGTGACGTCCTCATCGCCCATCTCAGCTCGTTGCCCGTGTCGGAGTTGCGGACGGCCGCCGGCCTCGGCACGCGAGGCCATCTGAAGACCTCGGAAGCAGAGGATCGCACCTGGTTGCTGAACGTGTTTAAAAGCGCCGAGACCGAGCCAGACCATTACGAGCCCGATCTGGCGTCGCGGCTGAGCTACGCGTACTGGTTGGGCAACGGTGCCGCGGCGATCGATCTCGTTGGCGGGGCACGACTGGAGAGCGGAAGCAAGATGCCTGCACACCTGTACCTCCGTGGGCTGATCGACGTGGCGCGCGCGCATCGGGAAGCCGGGCGGGAAGGGCGCCTGTTCCTCGTGGGTGAGCTGAGCGAGGAACTTGGTTCACTGCGCGGGAAAGTCGCTCACTGGGTTACGAAGTCGTTGCGCAACGGCGGCTCGTGGACGGCACTGACCGCCGACATCGGGCTCGACCTCATCGTCGGGCCTCGCGCCGCGGATGGCAGCGCGCGCGTCAAGCTCCGGTGCGACACGTGCGATCTCGACAACGACCTCGCCTACGACGAGCGGTATCACCACCCCCGTGAGATGTCGGAGGTCTGCATCAAGGGCGAGAACGAAGGGATTTTCTACAACTGCTCGGATCACGATCCAGGGGCGCAGCAGTCCCCCATGTTCCTAGAGCGGCTTGAGCGTTACGACATGTTCGGACGCTGA
- a CDS encoding lipase/acyltransferase domain-containing protein has translation MTQARPDVSYDAVVFVPGILGSSLRLTETGEELWGFASAVKYSRIWRSNRLASKLAVTADELAGVTGRVVADGLLQAPAAAPILQGLEPYTDLVEGLRKVMANRAAVVEFPYDWRLSVRYNAAELARTAAAHLETWRRHPAVTGAPTAQSPRLVIVAHSMGGLLARALPTVEGRDGVPAVTERLRSVITLGTPFLGAVKAAVLLNSGHGVRLGHRRRIQRVAATFPGVHDLLPTYRCLRSGEDLLRLTADDIAALGGDRTLAQEAIDFARAIQENELSHHMIYGTHQTTLQSMRLENGAVIASPHHFEWAGDEPALDSRDALIPRKVSGDGTVGGDWATHGHPGVPFPLPQQHGALAKSPEAVISVAAAVQRRPLGKVQGGGEIGLSVPDVVAPNAVWRITLTGASGPSAVTAGVTDAETGREVHDVHFVRAGNELVGSLALRRPGMYRVEVAHGGWSPTSQLVLCVEPGDEE, from the coding sequence ATGACCCAAGCCCGACCTGATGTCAGCTATGACGCCGTCGTCTTCGTTCCGGGGATCTTAGGCAGCTCGCTCCGTCTTACCGAGACCGGTGAGGAGCTCTGGGGCTTCGCCAGCGCGGTGAAGTACTCCAGGATCTGGCGATCCAACAGGCTGGCAAGCAAGCTCGCGGTCACCGCCGACGAGCTCGCTGGCGTCACCGGACGAGTCGTCGCCGATGGATTGCTCCAGGCGCCGGCTGCGGCACCGATCCTCCAGGGCCTCGAGCCGTACACGGATCTCGTCGAGGGGCTCCGGAAGGTCATGGCCAACCGGGCGGCCGTGGTCGAGTTCCCTTACGACTGGCGGCTTTCGGTCCGGTACAACGCTGCTGAGCTGGCACGCACCGCGGCAGCTCACCTCGAAACTTGGCGCCGCCACCCCGCGGTGACCGGCGCACCGACGGCGCAGAGCCCGCGGCTCGTCATCGTCGCTCACTCCATGGGTGGACTGCTGGCGCGCGCGTTGCCGACGGTGGAGGGCCGGGATGGGGTCCCGGCCGTCACGGAGAGGCTGCGGTCGGTGATCACGCTCGGGACGCCGTTCCTCGGGGCGGTGAAGGCCGCGGTCCTGCTGAACAGCGGTCATGGCGTTCGGCTCGGCCATCGCCGGCGGATCCAGCGGGTCGCTGCGACGTTCCCCGGCGTCCACGACCTGCTGCCGACGTACCGCTGCCTCCGAAGCGGCGAGGATCTGCTGCGACTCACGGCAGACGACATCGCGGCGCTCGGCGGCGATCGCACGCTCGCGCAAGAGGCGATCGACTTCGCTCGCGCGATTCAGGAGAACGAGCTGTCTCACCACATGATCTACGGAACCCATCAGACGACGTTGCAGAGCATGCGGTTGGAGAACGGGGCCGTGATCGCATCACCCCATCACTTCGAGTGGGCAGGAGACGAGCCCGCCCTGGATTCCAGGGATGCGCTCATTCCACGGAAGGTCAGCGGGGACGGCACGGTGGGTGGCGACTGGGCGACGCACGGCCATCCCGGGGTCCCGTTCCCGCTGCCGCAGCAACACGGCGCGCTCGCAAAATCCCCGGAAGCCGTCATATCTGTCGCTGCGGCAGTCCAGCGGCGGCCGCTCGGCAAGGTCCAGGGCGGTGGGGAGATCGGGTTGTCGGTGCCGGACGTCGTGGCCCCCAACGCGGTGTGGAGGATCACGCTCACTGGTGCTTCCGGGCCGTCCGCGGTCACGGCCGGTGTGACTGACGCTGAGACCGGAAGGGAAGTGCATGACGTGCACTTCGTGCGTGCGGGCAACGAGCTCGTGGGGTCCCTCGCGCTCCGGCGTCCGGGGATGTACCGCGTCGAGGTCGCCCACGGCGGATGGTCACCGACCTCGCAGCTGGTGCTCTGCGTCGAACCGGGGGACGAGGAATGA